The following DNA comes from Brassica oleracea var. oleracea cultivar TO1000 chromosome C5, BOL, whole genome shotgun sequence.
TTGACTACATAAGCCAAATGGTTAATATGGTGACATATATCAATTAACAAGTTTATTGTTTTGAACATCGCATTCATATTTGACGAACATTTGGTTCAAACCCTAGCTCTACGAAAATAGATGATGGCTTCAACCAAAACGAAAAAGGCTATAGCTGCACATGATCAGGAACATGAGCTACCACGGGAGATGATTGAAGAAATACTCACTCATGTCCCTCCAATATCTCTTGTTCGCTTCAGAACCGTATGCAAACAATGGAACGCTCTCTTCAACGACGAGACGTTCATTAACAACCACAAGTTGACTTTTTGATTCATCTTAACAACCAAATCCAAGATTTACTTGGTAAGCATTGACCCTAAGATATTGGTGCGTGAGTTAACATTGGAAGTTCCAGGGATAGAATCTGAAATTAAACTTTTGGTCGATTGCAATGAGTTCTTGCTATGTAGCATGGATAAAGGAGCTGCGGTTTGGAACCCGTGGTTGAAACAAAGTAGATGGATCAAAGCTGATGCTAGCCAGCCTAGTTTCCGAATCAATGACATAGGTTATGATAATAATGACAACATGAGAGTTGCGGAAAGACGTTACAAGACCATTGGGTCTTACAGAACGAATTACCGTCCCATTTGGGAAACCCAAGAATTTTCTTCCGAAGAGTGGAAAGACTCCAAGTTGAAACCTAGACAGGGAGACAAAAGTAGGAAAAATAAACCAGCTACCTTCTTCAAGAGATGTGGTGTATTGTTACATGGAAATTTGTACTGGATTGCTTTCTGTGACAGGACTGATCCCTTTTACCATCTAGTTAACTTTGATTTTTCGAGCGAGATATTCTATTCATTCTTTTGTGATCTACCATGTGGGATGAACCATCCTCGCAATGCTCTTGTCCTTAAGAGTCTTCAGAGGAGATCGGTTTTCGTTGTTGAAACAATGCTACAAGACAAAGAAGATTGAGATTTGGGTGACCAAGAACAAGATTAACGTTGAGGATGGTGATGATGTGGTTGATGAACTTCGTGACTTTTTCTATACCTAACTTTCCAGGTTTAGTAGCGAATGAATATTCCTACTCTCAGTCAAGTTACTTCATCGACGATAAAAAGCTTGTTTTGTGTTCTTGCGATAAAGCTGGCCATCCTTGGATCTATGTTTTGAAAGAAAACAAGTTGATCAGAAATGTTCAACTAAATTCTGTGGTTGATCCTTGGCCTTTGCATTGTACCTATTTTCCAAGCTTAGTCCTGATTCCTGGTGGACCAAGAGAAGAAGTATTACTAACAAGTTTAGTTTTTATTACGTTAATTTCTCTTCTTGTTTGGTTTTGATACTGAAGAAATTAATGTTTATTTCGATTTTGTTTTTTTTTTCATTCATAAATTCATTGTCATTGTTGCAGCTAGAGTTAGCTCACTTTATAAATATTATATTATTAGATGATTTTTCCATACTCATACATATATATATATTCACAAAATGCATAATTAATTACATATGATTAATATTTGTTTTCATTTTTATAAGTTTAAATTGTTTGTAATGTGATTTATAAATTCATTGTCATTGTTGCAGCTAGAGTTAGCTCACTTTATAAATATTATATTACTAGGTGATTTTTCTATACTCATACAGATGTATATATTCACAAAATACATAATTAATTACATTTGATTAATATTTGTTTTCATTTTTATAAGTTTAAATGGTTTGTAATAGGCCTGGGACGGATCGGATATTCGGGTAATTTTAAGATATCCGGATCCGGATCCTTATCCGGCGGATCCATAATTTTATTATTTTTATCCGGATCCGGGGTTCTCGGATATCTGGGTGTCGGATATCCTTATAAAAATTGTGACTTGATACTGACGCAAATTCCTCATACACTCCATTGCCCACAGTAAGGCTTTCATCTCTGCATGAAGAGGAGAGAGACTAGCCCTGACATTTCGTGCCCCTATTAAACCATCAAAACCTTCTAAAGTATTGTACCAACCCTGGCCTGAGAAGAAGTCATTTTCTTTCCAGGACCCATCTGTGAAACACCATCGTCCCGAGATCATCGGTAGGGTCGAAACCCCAGCCTGATGTATTGCTCCATGTGTTTTAACCATTTGTGCTTCTGCCCAAAGTGTTGATTCTGTTTCTGCTAATTTGAGCGTTTCCCTCGGATCAATGTCTAAATTACTGAAGACTTTATTATTTCTTCATTTCCAAATGCACCATAATATCCATGCAAACTGATGAGTGTCTATTTGGGGAGAGACCCTCCAAAAAAGGTGGTCCATATTTGTGAAGAGAGAANNNNNNNNNNNNNNNNNNNNNNNNNNNNNNNNNNNNNNNNNNNNNNNNNNNNNNNNNNNNNNNNNNNNNNNNNNNNNNNNNNNNNNNNNNNNNNNNNNNNNNNNNNNNNNNNNNNNNNNNNNNNNNNNNNNNNNNNNNNNTTTCTATGATTTTCACATCCTGGGGGTCCACCAAAGCCTGAATTGCCTGTAAATTCCAAGTTCGCGAAGCGGGATCTATAAGAGAGTCCACGATGAGGTCTGGGTAGTTGTCATGTTGATTTTTATTTGTTGGTCTCGGGCGAGTGCTTGGGAGCCATGGGTCATTCCATACAGATATAGATGATCACCTTTTTGATTAGTTCTTTGCTAACCAGAGATCTAACAGAAACAATACTCCGCCAACCATATGACGGAGAGTATGATCGAATCGGTTCCAGGGGTGAGGCATTCATGTAGTACCGTCCTTTAAAAACTCGAGAAAATAATGTATGGGGCTTCTCTATCAGACGCCATAACTGTTTACCAAGCATCGATGTGTTAAAATCAGTGATGTCTTTAAAACCCAAACCTCCTTCATCCTTATTTGTACATACTTTATCCCACGATTTCCAATGCATACCTTTTGTACTACCCCCGGGGCTCCACCAGAATTGTGCTACCGCACTCGTCAGTTTTTTAGTTGTTGCCTTTGGTAACCGATAGCATGACATCACATGATTTCGTAAGGCCGTAACCACTGACTTAATGATCACTTCCTTCCCTCCTTTAGTAAAAAACTTAAAAGTCCTACCATTGATCCGGTTATTTAAGTGTTCCTGAACAAATCCAAACACTTGTATCTTGGAGCCACCAAGATTCTCCGGCAATCCCATATAGGATCCCATACCCCCTAAATTCTGTATCCCCAAAATATCCCTCAGCTCCTGTCGGCTAGATTCCTCAATCCTGTGCCCAAATTGAATCGAAGATTTTTGAAAATTTATTAGTTGCCCCGAGACAGCCTCATATTCCTTTAAAATCCTGAAAATGGATTGACACTCATCCTTCTGTGCCTTACAAAAGAAAAGAATATCATCTGCAAAAAGCAGATGAGATATTAATGGGCAGGCTCTGGCTACCTTCATTCCCGTTAATTGTTTCTCTCTCTCAGCCTTATTGATGTTTGCAATTAAAGCCTCAGTGCACATAATGAATAAATAAGGAGATATATGATCTCTTTGCCTTAAACCTCGATGTGGAATCATAAGACCACGTGGTTGACCATTAAGAAAAATCCGATATTGAACCGATGATATACACTCCATCATTAGTTTAATCCAGTGAGGATCGAAACCCATTTTCTGAAGGAGCCCCTGAATAAAATATCATTCCACCCTGTCACACGCCTTACTCATATCCGTCTTGATTTCCATATACTTTCCTTGACATGCTTTATTTGTTCTCAATCCATGGAACATCTCCTGAGCAATAAGGATATTATCCGAATCAACCTTCCTGGCACAAACGCCGATTGTGTTTCCAAAATGAGTACGAGAAGACAAATTTTGAATCTCTGACACAAAACCTTTGAGATAATCTTGTATCCTACATTACAAAAACTTATTGGCCGTAGCTCTGTCATCCTTGTGGGCCTCTCCGTTTTTGGAATCATACATATGTTAGTAATGTTTAACCTTGAGTCCATTTCTCCAGAGACCTGAAAATTATTTACCATCTCAACCACATCATTTTTAATAATGTGCCAAGAGTGCTGAAAGAAAAGAGCTGTCATTCCATCCGGACCTGGAGCCTTCTTCGGATGCATCATAAACAGAGCCTGGCGAACCTTATCTTCCGTCGCAATCTTTAGCAGCCTTTCATTTATCTGAAAATTGATTGATGGTGTAACCTCAGCCAGGAAACTATCGAACTCTGATGGTGATGTTGTAGTAAATAATTCTTCGAAATAGTCCACTGCCACTTTTTCGACTCATGTTTCCTCTGTAATCTAGTTTCCAGCTTCATCATGTAGTCCCACAATCCTATTACGAACCCGTCGTTGTTTTGTTAATGCATGATAAAATTTTGTGTTGAGGTCCCCTGATGAGTACCACATATTCCGACTTTTCTGATGCCACTATTCCTCTTCATCTTTGTAGGCATCCTGCAATTTCCTGGATACCTCTAAAGTTTCCTCCTGAGTCTTGTTATCATCTGTTTGTACCTCTTCAAGAGCTTTTTGAAGATCATTAATTTTATCCTTTCCATATGGGGGATTGTCTTTACGCCACTTAGCAATTTCATGGCGACAACTGCTAATTTTTGTAACAATATCCACTGTTTGACCCTCATTACAATCCGACCAGCCCATAGCAATTGATTCCATAAGACCTTCCTGTCCAATCCATCGTTTATCAAACCGAAATTGCCCTCTTCTTCTGGGAACTTTGTCCTCGAGATAGGCCACCACTGGCCGGTGATCAGACCCAACCAGCCGTAGATATTATGTATAAAAATGGGTAAAGTGTGCCACTCTTCGTTTGCTAGAGCCCGGTCTAGACGACATCTAACCGTTATAGCCCTTTTCCCTTTTCCTCTTCTTCCTTGCAATGACAGTTTGTTACCTCGTGCCGGAAACTCTAATAGTCCACTATTTCTAATCATGTTATTAAAAGGGATAAATAAAACTGCGTTGCGCAACGAACCTCCCTCCTTTTCATGATTGCCCGTAATCTCATTTAGATCTCCAATGATAAACCACGGTTCAGATCGTGAGAGCCCATACCTAGTCAATCGTTCCCAAACTTGTTCCCCCAATTTGGATACTGTTATGTCTCCTTCTCCTACATGAAGGCACGTACCAAACATTAATAATGTTTGAGAATATGAAACACATAGAGTCACTTGTTCTCCCGCATTCACTTAAAGTCCCGTGACCACTCCACCTTAAATCCCCTTCCAATATGTGTCCCTGATGTCCCATAATTCTTAACAAAACCATAAAATTTCAGAAATTCTTTAAAACCTCGTCCACCCAGCTACTCACTGGCCACACTGTTTTCCTAGTGCCATCTCTTGACCATAACACACAAACTATACCCTCATGCTTACTCGCACGTATGAAAGAATATATATATAAGTATATAGAACCGGTGGGAGTAAATATATGACGCTTCCTCTAACGCTACACCGCCGTAGTTCCAAATTCCACCACGGTAAAGACAGAGACCAAGAAACTTCATAAAACCATCTAACACCCGTCATTACCGAGTATCTAGAAAGACACTGCATTTGGTTTAATGAGACCAATTGCAGAATATGTGCTGTGAAGAATACAATTAACAACGTATTTCCAAAGAAACCATAAAGACTTGTTAACTTATGAGATCCTGCAACACATAACTTACCCCATTGATCACCAAACCATAAAAAATTCTTACCCAAATAAACCATTTCACAATAGAAGCAAACACCAAGTAAACCAGTTTTATTCCAAATAGCCTTAAGACAACAACTTGCAATGAAACAAAAGCCAACATATTGGCAATAAAACTCAAAGGAGAAACACAAATAGATACTCAAAGATCTTATTAAACGATAAAAAAGAAACACACGAAGACCAACCACATACTCGGACCACAGATCTTCAAAGCGTAGACAATTCATAATTCTTAAGGTTTTGAAGAGCTGGGATCAGGGTTTGGGGGACCCTTATCCTCTGAGTGCTTGGAGCCACCGCCCTGACGGGTACCTGCCTTAGCTGGAGCTTGCTTACGGGTTGAAATGACTGCCTGAAAAAACTTCTTCTTAGGATTCCCACCATTCATGATTGTCTGCTTGAACAGCGCCTTGCGAACTCCCTTCTTCTTTGTGCCATCACCCAATCCCTCCCCAACTGCGAGCGCCTTATCTCCCATCTCCTCTGTCTGAGATTCGAGCTATGTGATCGCATTCAGATCCTCAGGAAAGGTATCAGTTTCCTCGATCCCTTCCTCAGTTTCTTCAACCCATCCAGCATCACCGAGAACCTCGTCTTGTCCCTCTACGTCAACCCCATGTTCATCAAAATCCATTACATCCTCATCTAGCTTTTGATTTCCCATGTCCCACTGTATCATTAACTAACGCTACAGCTTTCTCCACATTCTCAGAAGCGACAGATACCTTTAGAGTGCCTACCAGAGCCGGAAATGTTTCAGTCATGATCTCCTCCTGATGTCCTCTCTTCAAGTCCTTCCTGATGATCTCCCCTTCCTCACTTGCCTCCTTAAGAACACTCCGTGACGGGCTTCTGTCTCCCCTCATACCGCGAGATGCTCTGCCACGTTCCTCTGGATGATGATTTCTAATTGTTTCCCAGTTGAGATGTCTGTTGCGAGAGCCTCCTTCATCCCCTGTGCCACTATATCGATTGTTAGAAGTTCTTGTATTATCTCTCTCAGGTACCTTAACCCATTTTGATTCCGGCTCTTCATACATCTTGCCCTTCCCCTTCCCGACATAGTCTATGTGCTCCTTTTCCTTATCCTGATAACCAGAGTTGCCATTTATCACCACTCCCTTATAGCTCCTTGCTCTATCATCCTGTTTACCCGAGATCGCATCTCTGTTCTCTTTCTTTCTTTCCAAACTCTTTGGATTCAACGGGCACAACTCCGTCTTGTGGCAAAGACTAAAGCAGATGTGGCAGTAGCCAAACAGCTTCTCATACCTGAGTGAAATCAAAGCCTCTTCCCCATCATGAAACTCTCCACCCTTGAAATCAACAGTGATCTCAAACCGTAACTCCTTGTAGCCATCAAGCTTCACTTTGATCCTCCCATGATCCATATCCACTTCCCGCCACTCCCCGAGAGCCTCACCAATGCTCTCGAACGTTTGAGCAGCCCAAAATTCGAGAGGATCACCTAGGACTTTAACCCAAAATGTAATCTCCGAAGGGTAGTTACGCTCCTTCCTCGGTTGCCAACGGACCAGTGAGAGCATCCAGTAGTCAAAATGAAAAGGCTGCATCCTCAGAACGGCCTCAATGTCTTCATCTTTCTCAAAGTCAAACTAAAACCTTCCCAAACCCAGATCTGTCCCCGTGACCCGGGTTTCCAATTTCCAAATTTTCGGCAAAGTAACCACCAAAGCCTTCACGTCTTGCTCATCAGGATTCATACATCGGCCCACCAAAGTCTTTGCGTACCCTTGAATCAATGCCTGAGTTGTCAAAATGAGGCACCGAGATCTTCAACCTTTTATTGTTTCCTTCCACACTCCTCGAGTTCTCAATAAATTGTCCCTGAGCCATTGATACCAAGCACCAGAAAAAAATCACAATAAACTTCAGAGATAGTTATAAAGAAAAAAGAGATGTGCTTTGAAACTGCGAACAACTCCTCTGTTTTATAGTGATCCCATGAAGCAGAGATCCTATCACACGTCTTAACTCCCGATATTTCCAGATTCAAATAATTGATACGATTATTCAATAACCAAATATTCACTAACCCTCTTCCAATCCTAGACCACCAGATTATCCAAAAACCTCGCAAATCCCAAATCAATACTTTCCAACTCTTGAATAAAATTAATCGAGCCTTAGCTGTACTATAGACATAAAAGACAAGATCTTTCGATTCCGTTTTAATGAGAACGAGAATCGTACCATCAAGATCGAGTGATTGAAAGAAGATT
Coding sequences within:
- the LOC106343152 gene encoding uncharacterized protein LOC106343152; the encoded protein is MQPFHFDYWMLSLVRWQPRKERNYPSEITFWVKVLGDPLEFWAAQTFESIGEALGEWREVDMDHGRIKVKLDGYKELRFEITVDFKGGEFHDGEEALISLRYEKLFGYCHICFSLCHKTELCPLNPKSLERKKENRDAISGKQDDRARSYKGVVINGNSGYQDKEKEHIDYVGKGKGKMYEEPESKWVKVPERDNTRTSNNRYSGTGDEGGSRNRHLNWETIRNHHPEERGRASRGMRGDRSPSRSVLKEASEEGEIIRKDLKRGHQEEIMTETFPALVGTLKVSVASENVEKAVALVNDTVGHGKSKAR